One Synechocystis sp. LKSZ1 genomic window, ATGCTTTTGCCTGAACCTGATGCGCCGAGAAATCCTAGAGCTTGTTGACCACTTTCTAAGGTTACTGCTAAGCTAAAATCCGCATGTTTTTTTTCAATATCTAAAAATAAACCATCAAAGTTTGAAATAGATTCACTCCTTTTCAGATCTGATAATTTTAGATCAAAAATATTTCTTAGTAGATTTAAGCCCAGCAATGAATAATTCTTTTTTGTAGGAATAGATTGATTCTTGCTTTGCTTTTTTTCTGTCCAAAAATTAACAACAATGATCACTGATAAAGAGATAAATAATAACACCAATACCCAAATGAAAGCCGTTTGGTAATCCCCCGATTCAGTAGCAAAGAAAATTGCCAAAGGCATGGTTTGGGTTTTACCTGGGATATTGCCCGCTAGCATCAACGTTGCGCCAAATTCCCCTAATGCCCGGGCAAAAGAAAGAATAATTCCCGCTACAATACCCCGATAGGCTAAGGGAACCATAATTGTCCAGAAAATTCGCCATTCCGAACTACCCAGGGTTCTCGCCGCGAGGATAATATTATGCTCGATTTGCTCAAAAGCACCCAAAGAAGTACGGTACATTAAAGGAAAAGAAACGACGATAGCACTGATCACCGTGGCTTGCCAGGTGAAAATAAGATTAATTCCCATTGCCTGTAAAGCTTGACCAATCCAGCTATTTTTCCCGAGAAGTAATAGCAATAAAAATCCCACCACCGTTGGCGGCAAAACGAGAGGAGCAATAAAAAGCGTATCAATAATGCTTTTGGCTTTACCACGACGATCGAGCATTAAACGGGCGGCGATCAACCCTAAAAAAAAGGTGATCACAGTGGTGCAAATCGCCGTTTTTAGAGAAATTGACAGAGGGGTAAGATCGAGGGTCATTGTTAACAGATTGAGTAAGAGAAAGCAGGGAGTAGCATTAGGGAATTTTTATAATTTGAGAAGGCAGTACTGAACACTCGTTTCAAAGATTCGTTTCCCGCCACCTTCAGCAATGGTTTGTCGTAACTGTTGGGGATCGATAATATTAACGCCAGCAAGGTCGTCAATGCCCATTTCTGCGAATTCCTTTAGCCAAGGAACAGTTGGCTCCATTAAGACAACTTGGGCCTGTTGAGCAAGTTCTACAAGGCGAGGAAAGGTTTTGTTAATAATTGAAGTGGCGGTTAAAAAGACCCAGTCGGCTTGGGGAAGTAAATATTCTGCCGCTGGATCGGGAAAATCTTTATCGATAGGTTGACGTTCAATTACCTGTACATCAAAATTTTTTTCGTAGCGTGATAAGCTAGGATAACGACCAATAATAACGACTTTTTTATCGTTAATTTGGGGTAAGAAGTAATCAAAAACAGCTAGATTATGATCACTTTTAGAGAGCAAGGGTTGAGCTTGTTTTAAAAGTGGCGATTGCCCATTAATGATCAAATTAATAACAGCCATACCGACGGTAGCTTCGTAAGGGTGCCAAGATTTAAGCCAGGGTGCTAAGTCGGCGATTTTTTTCTGGGCTAGTGTTCCTGACCAGGCTAAAGTACGAGTTGGAATCCCTGGACTCATCGCTAAACCGATACCGTTGCCATCACAAAAAGTCCAGGTTAGACCGATTAAAATTTCTCTCACTAGGGTAGGAGAATTTCCATAGTCTAGCAGTAGGTCATAAATAGCATAGGGAGAAAGCATTAAAATAAGGTTCTTAGATTTAGTTTAATAAATTAAAATATGGACATAAATTAGTCTACAAAGCCATATTTTTTTAGAATATTCTTGGCTTGAGTGCTGGTTAAAAATTCCCCAAAGGCTTGGGCTGAATTCGTATTTTTACTCTCTTTTAAAATGGCAAGGAGATAAACAATGGGGGTATGAGAATTTGGGGGTGCGGTGGCAACAACTTTAACTTGATTGGAAGTTTTTGCATCCGTGAGATAGACCAAGCCTGCATCGACATTTCCAGTTTCTACGTAGGTTAAAACCTGACGAACGTCTTTGCCATAAATCAGTTTTGGTTGAACTTTATCCAAGATTTTGTAGAACTTAAAAGCTTCTTCTCCATATTGACCTGCCGGCACAGATTTAGGCTCTCCGATAGCAATTTTAGTCACACTTGGCTTAGTTAAATCGGAAAACTTCTGAATCCTATTCTCAGTTTTCGGCGTAATTAAAACGATTTGATTGCGGGTAAAAATTTTACGTGAACCTGGCAAGAGCATGTTTTTACTTTCTAGGGCATTCATCTGCTTATTAGCGGCAGAGATGAAGAGATCCACGCTGGCCCCTTGTTCAATCTGTTGTTGTAGAGAACCCGAGGAGCCGAAATTATAGGTGATTATTGTTTTCGGGTCTTTTTTCTGATATTCCGTCTTAATTTCGTTTAAAACATCTTTAAGACTAATTGCGGCTGAAACCGTTAAAGCCTGGTTTTGGGCAAGAGCCGGCTGACTTAAGTTTATTCTTTCAATCGCCAAGAGAGAAATTTGGGAAAGGCCTAGCCCTAAAAAAAGTAGCTTTAAAAACTGCTTTCTTGTCATGAGAACTTCTCCTTTTGTAGCTTGCTTTACTTAATCATTGTTTAACTATAAGGCATTATAAATTTGTCCCTGAAGAAATGCCGTATCTCTTAATACTTTTCTTCAAAATAATCCGTTTAGGAGGATTAGTTTCATGCAAGTTAGCGCCAGAAATTGTTTGAAAGGAACAGTAACATCTGTTAATATTGGTTCTGTTAATACTGAAATCACCTTAGAAATTGCCCCCGGTTTTAAGGTCGTTTCTATTATTACTAAGGCCTCTGCAGAACAGTTGGAGCTTACTGTGGGCAAAGAAGCTTATGCAGTGATTAAAGCCAGCGATGTTTTAATGGCAATCAACGACTAGATAGTAAACGAAGCTCTTCTTTGGTAGTCCCCCCTTGCTGGGGGGCACCTGGACGATCAATACAATGTTTGGGTCAAGGAGTCTTAGCAGAAATGATCCCAATCTGAATCGCCGGAAATAGTTAGTAACAAGGTTAGAAAATTATGCTATCCGTCTTGGGGGGCGGTATACAATCCCAGTTGGCAGGAGAGCTCCTTGGCCAGAAAGACTAAAAATTTGGCGGCTTCTAAATTATCGTTATGGGCAAAATAGGCGGATGCTTGCATCAATGCCTGAACGAAGCCACCATCAATTAAATCTACGGATTCATCTAGGATCGCTGGCTCCTGACCATTGGGACATTGGAGAAGGCGATCGATGAGTTCTAGGTAAAGGGTTTGACGGGAAGTGTTAGTCATCAGTTATCAGCGGTCAGGAAGGGGTGAACAGGGTTGAGTAGGGGGGGACAGGTTTCTAGATCGGGTTTCGGACTAGTCTCACCAGAGAGAGATATGGCTAAAGTTGAAGTCTTTAAGCCGATCCAGGCATCGATTATTTCAAGATCAAAACCGACTTCCCAGCGATCGCCGACTCGCAGTATTGGACGGCGAATGAGTAATGGGTCTTGGATCATTAATTGCAACGCCGTTTCTACGTCCAAGGTTTTGGGGTGTACTTGCCCCGATTTAATGGCTGGCGCTGTGGGGTTAAACCATTTTCCAATCAGGCGATCGCCAAAACAGGCTTGAAGTCGTTGCGGCGTCCATGGTTCAGTGAGCAAGTTACGGGCCTCCACCGCATGACCCGCCGCCGTCAGTAACGCTTTCTGTTTGGTGTTGTTAATACAACCTGGTTTTTCGTAGAAAATAACGGCTACCATTGGGCATTCCCTCTGTTGTTAAAAGTTTTTTGCGGTTTGGGTCATTGGTTCAAATTGAAAGCGTCCTTTGGCGTGGGAATCGCCGTAGAGTTGAAAGGTAACGGCCGTCTCAGTGCCGATGGTGGTTACCTGATGGATCGCGTCGGGATGAAAGCTAATAATTTCCTCAGGGGTCAACACATATTCGCCGATGGGTTCTATCTGTAGCGGTTCATCTTTGGCGTTAACGCGATGCCAAAAGGTGTGGTGGTCAGTCCCTTGAATTTGAAACAGAACGCCCCATGCGCCGTGGTTGTGAATGGCAGTCCCTGTCCCAGGGCGTGTTGCCACGTTCTGCACCGTTAACGGATAGCCAATTTCGTCATACAGGGTGGTGACGTGTACCCCTGTTTTGGGGTCAGGGGGATGATGCTGTGTTTTAACCCAATAGGAGTTGGTGAGTAGCTGACGCACTTTTTGGCGGATTTGCGGCAGGTAGTCCCATTCCTCTTGTTCATTAGCGGCCTGGGCCACAATGGCTAGAACCTCCGTTAAAAATTGGTGCAGGTAATAATTTTCCCGTAACAGGTCCCAAGTGCGAACCTTGGGACGCGGTTGACAGATACCCGCCGCGTTCACAAACCAGTCTCTACAGGTCATGCCATAACTCCCCCTGAGCTTAAGCGGATAACGCTGGAAATTCAGCCTTTAGACTGTCTAACCAACGGGCAATCCGTTCAGCCGTCTTGTCGCTTTCGTTCACTTCGTCTAGGGGGAGGCCCACAAAGCGACCATCCCGAATGGAACTAGATTGTTCAAAGGAATAGCCATCCGTCGGCACGGCCCCCACGACCTTCGCACCCAAGGCCTTAAATTGATCGTACAAAACGCCCAGGGCCCCCACAAAATGCTTGCCATGATCGACACAATCGCCGGGGCCAAACAAGGCGATCGTTTTACCAGAGAAATCGGGCTTATCCATCTCAATATCAAAGAGGGGTTCACGCCAATCGTTCTGGACCTCCCCGGCCCCCCAAGTTGAACAACCAATTAGCAAATAATCATATTTGAGCAGATCGTCAACGTCGTCATAGTCCTCCGCCATGCT contains:
- a CDS encoding DUF364 domain-containing protein, giving the protein MLSPYAIYDLLLDYGNSPTLVREILIGLTWTFCDGNGIGLAMSPGIPTRTLAWSGTLAQKKIADLAPWLKSWHPYEATVGMAVINLIINGQSPLLKQAQPLLSKSDHNLAVFDYFLPQINDKKVVIIGRYPSLSRYEKNFDVQVIERQPIDKDFPDPAAEYLLPQADWVFLTATSIINKTFPRLVELAQQAQVVLMEPTVPWLKEFAEMGIDDLAGVNIIDPQQLRQTIAEGGGKRIFETSVQYCLLKL
- the modA gene encoding molybdate ABC transporter substrate-binding protein; the encoded protein is MTRKQFLKLLFLGLGLSQISLLAIERINLSQPALAQNQALTVSAAISLKDVLNEIKTEYQKKDPKTIITYNFGSSGSLQQQIEQGASVDLFISAANKQMNALESKNMLLPGSRKIFTRNQIVLITPKTENRIQKFSDLTKPSVTKIAIGEPKSVPAGQYGEEAFKFYKILDKVQPKLIYGKDVRQVLTYVETGNVDAGLVYLTDAKTSNQVKVVATAPPNSHTPIVYLLAILKESKNTNSAQAFGEFLTSTQAKNILKKYGFVD
- a CDS encoding molybdopterin-binding protein, which gives rise to MQVSARNCLKGTVTSVNIGSVNTEITLEIAPGFKVVSIITKASAEQLELTVGKEAYAVIKASDVLMAIND
- a CDS encoding ArsC/Spx/MgsR family protein → MVAVIFYEKPGCINNTKQKALLTAAGHAVEARNLLTEPWTPQRLQACFGDRLIGKWFNPTAPAIKSGQVHPKTLDVETALQLMIQDPLLIRRPILRVGDRWEVGFDLEIIDAWIGLKTSTLAISLSGETSPKPDLETCPPLLNPVHPFLTADN
- a CDS encoding cupin; this translates as MTCRDWFVNAAGICQPRPKVRTWDLLRENYYLHQFLTEVLAIVAQAANEQEEWDYLPQIRQKVRQLLTNSYWVKTQHHPPDPKTGVHVTTLYDEIGYPLTVQNVATRPGTGTAIHNHGAWGVLFQIQGTDHHTFWHRVNAKDEPLQIEPIGEYVLTPEEIISFHPDAIHQVTTIGTETAVTFQLYGDSHAKGRFQFEPMTQTAKNF
- a CDS encoding flavodoxin, with amino-acid sequence MATIGIFYGSTSGVTEEIAEKLQAEIGEDLCDLYSMAEDYDDVDDLLKYDYLLIGCSTWGAGEVQNDWREPLFDIEMDKPDFSGKTIALFGPGDCVDHGKHFVGALGVLYDQFKALGAKVVGAVPTDGYSFEQSSSIRDGRFVGLPLDEVNESDKTAERIARWLDSLKAEFPALSA